From Rutidosis leptorrhynchoides isolate AG116_Rl617_1_P2 chromosome 3, CSIRO_AGI_Rlap_v1, whole genome shotgun sequence, a single genomic window includes:
- the LOC139902533 gene encoding uncharacterized protein, with protein MREFFAYKIQEREIPTLVHLARKLQHQLLVDAYTMVESERIYYIRKNKKIQRADTFSNLTNVNLSGDVVNSMLGNRVKLPSSFTGCARALEGTCFNPEDKPAYQSRMFKIKLNRLMDDIKHNKIFGTVKLRGLPHAHICIFLDERDKLPDPEDIDEYIWAELPDKDEDPELYQLVSELMIHGPCDTNGYPVYKRRDNGRKVMKQGHELDNGYVVPDNPLLLKKYQAHINVEFCNQFGAIGYLFKYIHKGNDRVTAAVCDEDTDEIKQYYDCRYVSSCEAPIEDVLDNPSVNISQFLQWMKMNETNNDAKQLTYVEFPTKFVWNKDTRLWSPRKVFTGSIGRIHHVSPQTGELFFLRILLNKVKGPTCYEDIRTVNGIVCPTFKAACYEMGLLDDDQEYIEGIKEASTWGFGNWLRSFFAQLLLSESLSRPEDVFKKCFDYLVVDIIP; from the exons ATGAGAGAGTTCTTTGCTTACAAAATTCAGGAAAGAGAAATTCCAACTTTAGTTCACTTAGCACGTAAGCTTCAGCATCAACTATTAGTAGATGCGTACACAATGGTTGAGTCAGAAAGGATTTACTACATCCGAAAGAATAAAAAAATTCAGAGGGCAGATACGTTCTCAAACTTGACAAACGTGAATCTTTCAGGTGATGTTGTTAACAGTATGCTGGGTAACAGAGTTAAACTTCCTTCTTCATTCACTGGATGTGCAAG GGCACTTGAAGGAACATGCTTCAACCCTGAGGATAAACCAGCCTACCAGTCGAGAATGTTTAAAATTAAACTTAATCGACTCATGGATGATATAAAGCACAATAAAATTTTTGGTACCGTCAAGCTG CGTGGCCTTCCACATGCACACATATGCATTTTTCTTGATGAGCGAGACAAACTACCTGATCCGGAAGATATAGACGAGTATATTTGGGCAGAACTTCCAGATAAAGATGAAGATCCTGAGTTATATCAACTTGTGTCAGAGTTAATGATACATGGACCTTGTG ACACAAATGGGTACCCGGTTTATAAGAGAAGAGATAATGGGAGAAAGGTCATGAAACAAGGACACGAACTTGATAACGGATACGTTGTGCCTGATAATCCTCTATTACTAAAAAAGTATCAAGCTCATATAAATGTCGAATTTTGTAACCAATTTGGAGCAATCGGGTATCTTTTTAAATACATCCACAAGGGCAACGATAGGGTTACAGCAGCAGTTTGTGATGAAGATACGGATGAAATCAAACAGTATTATGACTGCCGATACGTATCGTCTTGTGAGGCC CCCATTGAAGATGTCTTAGATAACCCATCCGTAAATATTTCTCAGTTTCTTCAATGGATGAAGATGAATGAAACAAACAACGATGCTAAACAATTGACATATGTTGAATTTCCAACCAAGTTTGTTTGGAACAAAGATACACGACTCTGGTCACCAAGGAAGGTATTCACAGGATCGATAGGGCGTATTCATCATGTTTCACCTCAAACTGGTGAACTCTTTTTCCTTAGGATATTGTTGAATAAAGTAAAAGGTCCTACATGTTACGAAGACATCCGAACTGTTAATGGTATTGTCTGTCCAACTTTTAAAGCCGCTTGCTATGAGATGGGTTTGTTAGATGATGATCAAGAGTACATTGAAGGAATCAAAGAGGCAAGTACATGGGGTTTTGGCAATTGGCTTCGAAGTTTTTTTGCTCAGCTCCTTTTGTCTGAAAGTCTGAGCAGACCAGAAGATGTATTCAAAAAGTGTTTTGATTACTTAGTTGTTGATATCATTCCTTAA
- the LOC139902534 gene encoding uncharacterized protein: MSGIQPTREMIQNLILNDIQKTLQSNWKSLSNYSSMPIPTTSSLNLSENPLIINELSYDMSALESEHIELIGKLNSDQKIAYETIKNAVNANNGGVFFLYGYGGTGKTFLWKTLSAAFRSVGEIVINVASSGIAALLLSGGRTAHSRFAIPIDPTDESFCRILPNSNLAALIWRANLIIWDEAPMVKRICFETMDRSFRDICRPINPNSMDIPFGGKVIVFGGDFRQLLPVVTHGKREDIVNATLNSSYLWDYVTVLKLRENMRLAKVPSGPSTEENEKELEDIRSFAQWLLDIGDGNVNPTDDGIFDIQMPEDVLITDVNDPIGSIISCIYPDYLLNLGNPSYYQERAILAPTHEVVNIINDRMMDSLEGEARSYLSSDSICQSDRDADFNSELYTTDYLNSINIGGLPKHDLRLKVGVPVMLLRNIDQSGGLCNGTRLQVIQLCEKVTKAKVLTGTHAGKIVGISRMLIVPSDKRIPFRFQRRQFPIAVCFSMTINKSQGQSLAHVGLFLPKPVDVCEAY, translated from the exons ATGTCAG GTATTCAACCTACTCGTGAAATGATTCAAAACCTAATTTTGAATGACATTCAGAAAACTCTTCAATCTAACTGGAAATCTTTAAGCAACTACAGCTCAATGCCAATCCCTACGACATCGTCATTGAATTTGTCTGAAAACCCTCTTATCATTAATGAATTGTCATATGATATGTCCGCATTAGAGTCTGAGCATATTGAGCTTATTGGTAAACTAAATTCTGATCAAAAAATCGCTTACGAGACGATCAAAAATGCTGTTAATGCAAACAACGGAGGCGTTTTCTTTTTGTACGGATATGGTGGTACTGGCAAAACATTTTTATGGAAGACTTTGTCTGCTGCTTTTCGTAGTGTAGGGGAAATAGTTATAAACGTTGCTTCAAGTGGGATAGCAGCGTTGTTATTAAGTGGCGGTCGGACTGCACATTCCCGATTTGCAATACCAATCGACCCAACCGATGAATCATTCTGTCGTATCTTACCTAATAGTAACTTAGCTGCATTAATCTGGAGAGCTAACCTGATAATTTGGGATGAAGCACCGATGGTAAAGAGGATTTGTTTTGAAACAATGGATCGTTCTTTTCGCGACATTTGTCGTCCAATAAACCCTAATAGCATGGATATTCCATTTGGAGGCAAGGTTATTGTTTTCGGTGGTGATTTCAGACAATTACTTCCAGTTGTAACACATGGTAAGAGAGAAGATATTGTAAATGCGACGCTGAACTCCTCATATCTGTGGGATTACGTAACCGTTCTCAAATTAAGAGAGAATATGCGGTTAGCAAAAGTCCCTTCAGGTCCTTCAACCGAGGAAAATGAAAAAGAACTTGAAGACATACGCAGTTTTGCTCAATGGTTGCTAGACATAGGTGATGGAAATGTCAATCCAACTGACGACGGTATTTTCGATATTCAAATGCCAGAAGATGTTTTAATAACTGATGTGAATGATCCAATTGGATCTATTATTAGTTGCATCTATCCGGATTACCTACTAAATCTTGGAAACCCATCATACTATCAAGAACGTGCCATACTAGCCCCAACACACGAAGTTGTCAACATAATAAACGACCGAATGATGGACTCACTAGAGGGTGAAGCAAGGTCATATCTTAGTTCTGACAGTATATGTCAATCTGACAGAGACGCTGATTTCAATAGTGAGTTGTACACGACTGATTATCTAAACAGTATAAACATTGGTGGTCTACCAAAACATGATTTACGCCTTAAAGTAGGAGTACCAGTGATGCTACTCAGGAATATTGATCAATCTGGTGGATTGTGCAATGGTACAAGATTGCAAGTAATTCAACTATGTGAAAAGGTTACAAAAGCAAAAGTTTTAACTGGCACCCATGCAGGAAAGATTGTTGGTATTTCGCGAATGCTAATTGTACCTTCAGACAAAAGAATTCCTTTTCGTTTTCAAAGGAGGCAGTTTCCAATTGCAGTTTGTTTTTCAATGACGATTAACAAGAGCCAAGGCCAATCATTAGCCCATGTTGGTTTGTTTCTACCAAAGCctgttgatgtgtgcgaggcgtactag